The Cognatishimia activa nucleotide sequence TTTAATTCCCTCGGATGGGAGTTCAAACTTGGCGTGAACTACAATGATACAGCTTTTGCAATGGTCGTTGTCTCTGTTTGGAAGCAAATTCCAGTCAACTTCATATTCCTGCTATCTGGTCTTCAGTCGATCCCAAAATCTGTGCGTGAAGCCGCGCTGATCGACAATCGATCCGCCTCTGGCCGCTTTTGGGATGTGACCTTCCCGTTGCTTGCACCGACTGGTTTCTTTCTGTTGATCATGAACATTACCTATTCGCTCTTTGACACATTTGGCGTGATCGACACGGTGGTAAAGGGCGAGCCTGGCAACAACCCGATGAGCCTCGTCTACAAAGTCTATGTGGATGGGTTCCGCGGCAATGACCTTGGCGGCTCTTCAGCTCAATCGGTTGTACTGATGGTGCTGGTGCTGGCGCTGACAATCTTCCAATTCCGCCTGGTTGAGCGGCGCATACATTATACGTGAGGACTGAAAATGACTGATACGTTAACGGCACAGTCTGCCGCGACACATGTGCGTCACCGGAAGATCAAATGGAACACCGTCTTTGATCACCTCGTGCTGATCGCCGGATCATTGATGATGATAGTTCCATTGGTTTTGGTGTTCCTGACGGCCTCACTGCCTGACACAGAGATTATCAAAGAAGGTCTTCAGTTTAAACTGGGCGACCAGCTTGGTCCGAACTTCCAGAAGGCAATGTTTGAGTCCAGTGGCTTCACCAATGAAAACACCGGCATGGTGATGTTGAAAAACTCCATGATTTTGGGGGTTGGCTTTGCGGTCGGGAAAATTGTTCTGGGGATGATGGCGGCCTATGCCTTGGTCTATTTCCGTTTGAAATTCGCGACCTTCGCATTCTGGATCATCTTCACCACGCTCTTACTGCCTTTGGAAGTGCGCATTCTGCCATCTTACGAGGTGATCCAAGGCCTTGGGCTGATGAACACCTATACCGGCTTGATTGTGCCTCTGATTGCTTCGGCAACTGCAACCTTCTTCTTCCGGCAATTCTTCCGCTCAGTTCCCGAGGAGCTGGTGGAAGCCGCGCGGATTGATGGAGCTGGTCCGGTCAAGTTCTTCGTCGATATTCTGGTCCCGCTAAGCCAGACCATGATCGCAGCGATGTTCATCATCATGTTTGTCTTTGGCTGGAACCAATATCTTTGGCCGACAATGATCACCACAGATGAGGGAATGTTCACCCTTGTGCGTGGGATTAAGCAGATCGTTCAGGATTTTGAAGGCTCAAACATTCCGGAATATGGACGTGCAAATCTATTGGCCATCATCGCGGTGCTGCCCCCGGTTGCCATCGTGGTCTTCTTCCAAAGCTGGTTCGTTAAGGGCCTGACGGAATCCGATAAATAAGGAAATCAGAAAATGGCAAATGTCATTCTGGATAATATTAAGAAAACTTACCCAAACGGGTTCAAAGCCGTACATGGCGCAGATTTCACAATTCAAGACGGTGAGTTCATCGTGCTTGTAGGCCCGTCTGGCTGCGGAAAATCCACGCTATTGCGTATGATCGCTGGGCTTGAAGACATCACCGAAGGCGCTCTGCATATTGGGGGCCGCGTTGTAAACGATGTGGACCCTGCAGATCGCGACATTGCGATGGTCTTTCAAAACTATGCGCTTTACCCCCATATGACTGTGGCCAAAAACATGGGCTATGGCTTGAAAAACCGCAAAATCTCACAGGAGGAGATTGATCGATCTGTTGCAAAAGCAGCAAAGGTCTTGAACCTGAGTGAGCTGATGGATCGCAAACCCAGCCAATTGTCTGGTGGTCAGCGTCAGCGCGTGGCGATGGGGCGCGCAATCGTGCGCAGCCCAGAACTGTTTCTGTTTGACGAACCTCTGTCCAACCTCGACGCAAAACTGCGCGGACAGATGCGCATCGAGATCCGCCGCCTCCAACGCGAACTGGGAGTGACTTCTATCTATGTGACCCATGACCAGGTCGAGGCGATGACAATGGCTGATCGAATTGTGGTTTTGAACGCGGGTCGTATCGAGCAGATCGGCACGCCTGCTGAGATCTATCACCGCCCGGCATCCACTTTTGTAGCCTCGTTTATGGGGGCTCCTCCAATGAACCTTGTAGATGCACAGGTCGAAAATGGTGTCGTTCGCATGGCCGATGGTGTGACCCTTGGTCAGACTGAGACCAATGAAAATGGACCAGTGACCTTTGGTATTCGCCCTGAAGACGTCGACCTCTCGGGCGAAGGCATCCCTTTGAATATTGAGATTGTTGAAGAACTCGGCGCGCAGCGCCTGCTGCATGGTCAGCTCAGCGGCCAAGACTTCTCAATTCATGTTCCAAAAGAAATTGGCGTCGAGCGTGGGCAACAGCAAGTCGGGTTCAAACCGGGCGCAATGCGGCTCTTTAGCAAGGAAACAGGGCGCGCACTATGATCACTGAAACAATAGCGGAGTTGCCGGCGGTGACTACGTCTCAGCGGGACCAGATTTTGGCCGCCCCGCGGACGCAAGCGGCGCACCGAGAGTTTTTAAACACTCTTCCTGCTATGAATACTGTAGAACTGGGCGGTCAACCCAAGAGTAGGGCGCTCCCAGAGACTTTTAGCATTGCGGCATGGAACGTCGAGCGTTGCCTTTTTCCAGAAGAAAGCGCTGAACACCTGCAAGACATCGCGCCGGATTTGGTTCTATTGTCTGAAATGGATCATGGCATGTCACGTACAAGCCAGGTCCACACCACGCGCGAATTCGCCTCACATATGGGGATGCAATATGCTTATGGTGTGGAATTCTTTGAAATGGGTCTTGGCGGTCCGACGGAACGTGAATTCTGTAGAGACGACTTCAACGAGCTAGGGTGGCATGGCAATGCCATTCTGTCGTCGGTTCCAATGCTTCGTACCGCAATGGTCCGTCTTGACCAAACAGGACATTGGTTTTGCGAAGCGAGCGGCGCAGATGATACAGAGCAGCCGCGCATTGGCGGGCGGATGGCTTTGCTAGCTGAGCTGCCGGTTCAAAACGGCACGATTACAGTGGTGTCGACACATCTGGAAAGCAATGCTGATGGTCCTTACCGAGAGCGGCAGTTTGAAATTCTGCTGAACGCAATTGACGACTTTGCGCCGAGTGGTCCAGTGCTGATCGGCGGAGATTTGAATACGGGCAATCACGTCCCTCCAGATTTCGACTGGCGGCAGGAAGGGCTTTTCGCCCTCTCCGAAAAGCAAGGGTATTCCTGGGATTTTACAGCACCGGGATACTCGACCCGCGCGAGCCTGATCTCGCCACATCCAGATCGGGTTATGAAGCTGGATTGGATAGCCGGCCGCGGATTCAACTGTTTGGATAAGGGCATCAAAGTTTCGCTTGGAAAAGACGAAAAACCATTGTCAGACCATGACCTCGTTTGGGCGAGGGTCGGACTAGTACCTTAGCTATTGTTACAGCTTTGGGACTTCTGCATGATGCTTCGGGTGCCGATGAATCTAGTTTCGGCAGTTCCACGACGGGCAACTTTGCCACGTCTCAACGCGGAGACAGCGTCTCCGCGTAAATGACTTTTAAGGGCTGTTCGCTTAACTTTTGCAGAGTCCGTTTATTTTGCGCGGCGCAGATATTCATAGCCATCGCAGCATTGGTCAATTTGCCCCCACAACCTTCGACCAATCGCAATCGAAACCGGGATGAGCGGGCAAAACGTAACTGATTAGACGTTTCTGACCTGCGTTAGGCGGCTAGGAATCCCCCATCTACAACAAGCTCTGTTCCCGTTACAAATGAGCTTTCATTTGACTATAGGAATAGCACCGCGTTGGCAATTTCACGTTCCTCCGCCAGCCGTCCCATTGGATACCGCGTCAACAGGATTTCTCGTAAGCCTTTGATCTTGCTGAATAACTCCTGCACCAATGGCGTTTCACAATGCCCTGGGTATACGAGGTTCACTCGAATTGACGACTTCGCATAGTCCAACGCCATGTTCCGTGAGAAGCTGACAAGCGCCGCCTTTGAGGCCGCATATGCACAGCTTTTGGTCTCACCGGTGAACGACGTAATTGATCCAGCAAGGACAATGGAACCACCTCCCGCTTTTTCCAAAAATGGGATGGTATGTTTGCAGGTCAGAAAGACGCCTTTTAAGTTGACCTGCATCACCTTGTCCCAGTCGTCTTCAGCCATGTCTACAGCTGTTCCGTTTGTTGTGATACCGGCGCATGCGAACACACCGTCTATTTTTCCAATCTGGTCTTGGGCGTTTTCCGCTGCTGCAAGAACACTTTCACCAGAGGTGACATCAACCTGTTGGGCACTTGCAGCGTATCCATCGGCGTTCAACGCGTCTGCGACTCTTTGTGCGGCATCAAGATTAATATCCGCGACAACAACCTGAGCGCCTTCTTCCGCGAGGCGACGCGCAGTCATCGCGCCCAAGCCCGAAGCACCACCGGTTATGAAAACGGATCGTCCGTTCATTCTCATTTTAAAGCCCTCAAAGCTGAATTTCACTGGGGTCAAACAACACGCGCCCCTCCTTGCCACCAACCAGTCGCAGAGTTTCTCCGGTTACATGCCCGCTCAGATGACTTGAAACCAGATAGGTCACGGCGTTTGCGACGTCTTCAGGAGTGGCGAACTTCCGTAGGCTCGCCGTTTGAAGGACTTTGATCATTTCATCCTTTGCTGTCAGCTTGGCTTCGATCATCCGAGTGCGCACAAATCCCGGGGCAACCAAGTTGACGCGCCCCTGCGGTGCAATTCGAATGATTTCATCCTTAAGGGTGGGCAGCAGTCCGCTGGTGAATGAGGCTTTGGCAGCAGAGTAGTCCGAATGCCCTGGTTGCCCCCAAACACCTGACATGGAACCGATAAGGACAACCGAAGGATCCCGTGGTGGAGTTGACGCGTTTTTAAGCTGATTGAGGTATCCACGCAGACTTAGGAATGCCGACGTCAAGTTGCGCTCAATGGTCGTGTTCCACTGTTCAAGCGACATGTCGGAAAGAGCAACTTGTTCCTCTTTTAAATATCCGGCATTGCAGACAAAATCGTGGATGACCCGATCCGCAGCCACGCGGGAAAACATGTCTTGCACCTCTTCCTCGACTGTCAGATCAGCCCGAAGGATGGTGGCACCATGTGTTTGGAATACCTGTTCGCCGGCGAGTGCCTCAACTCGATCTCTTGAAGAGTGATAGTGCAACAAAACATGTGCGCCCCCAGAAGCCAATTGCCGCGCAATCGCAGCCCCAATATCTCCCGATGCGCCAGTCACCAGTACGTTGCGACTGTGTAGTTTTGGATCCAATTTAGGCTTTCTTTTCAGGTTATCTGTTGTGATCTCATTTCTGGAGGACAGTGTTCGCCAGAAGCTGCCGAGCGCAGTTAGAAACGAGTTTCGCTAATCGCAAAGCACTTTTTGATGTAAATCGGTACATACCATTCGGTGCGAAGTCCCGCTTCCATCACAAAGGAGTCCCCAGCCCGAATAATCCGGGTTGACCGGTCATCTAAGTTGGTGACTTCCGCCTCGCCCTCAAGAATATGGCAGAATTCCGTGATGCCATCCATTGTTGCTCGAAACCGGCCAGCATTGCATTCCCAAATGCCAAATTTGGATCCGCTTTGGGTATCATTGCTGTAAAGCCAAACGCCTTGCTCTGCCTTTCCAGAGATCAAATTGGCGCTATCATCTTTAATGGTGCGCGCCACCTTTGGAGCATCAAATAAGATGAATTTAGGCTGTGCCGTTGTGTGGGTGAAGTTCTGAGCATTCATGAGGACCACTCCGAATTGTTTAGGAAAAGGACCGGGCTTTTTGAAAAGCCCGGCCTAGTTAAAGCTAATCCATTACACGGGAGATCAGCTTTGTATGTAGACCATATGAGTTTGAGTGAACTCATAGAGGCCGTGCTTGCCATCGGCACCTCCGATGCCGGACTTGCGAACACCTGCGTGGTAACCCTGCATGGCTTCAAAGTTGTTGCGATTGATGTAGGTCTCACCGAATTTCAACTCGCGGCAGGCCTGCATCGCAGAGTTGATGTCACGCGTGTAGATCGATGAAGTCAGGCCATATTCACTGTCGTTAGCGCGTGTGATTGCTTCGTCGATATCTTTCACAGTGTTGATTGGCAAAACAGGGCCAAAGACCTCTTTCTGCATAATCTCGCTGTCTTGAGCGCAATCGGTCAGAACGGTAGGTTGGTAGTAGTTGCCCTGACCCAAGTCAGCCACTTCGCCACCTGTAACAATCGATGCTCCAGCCGCTTTTGCGCGCTCGACCATTCCTGCGACCTTATCCAAACCGGCTTTGTTAATCATTGGTCCGTAGGCAACGCTGAAGTCTTCTGCTGGGTTGCCGAACTTTTGTTCGGACATTTTCTGAGACAGTTTTGCGACGAATTCGTCTTCGACACTGGCTTCCACGTAGACACGTTCTGCGCAATTGCAGACCTGACCGGAGTTAATGACGCGAGACGCAACAATCGCTTCTGCAGCCAGATCCAGATCAGCGTCCTTCAAGACAATCGCAGGAGCTTTGCCACCCAGTTCCAAATTCACTTTGGTGATGTTTTTGGCAGCTGCACCCATGATCCGAGAGCCGGTTTCTACGGAACCGGTGAAGCTCAGAAGGCCTACGTCAGGGTTTTCACAAAGCGCAGCACCCGCAACGGCGCCACGGCCATAAACCATGTTCACCACACCTTCAGGCATGTCGGTTTCTGCTAACAGATCCATAAACATGGCCGCGTTGTTTGGTGTTTCTTCCGACGGTTTCAACACGATGGTGTTGCCTGTCAAAAGGGCAGGCGCAAGCTTGCGTGCGATCAGGAAGAACGGGAAATTCCACGGCAGAATGCCACCAACAACCCCGATGGCCTGGCGGAACAGGAAGATGCTTTCGTTAGGGTTATCGGAAGTGACGATCTCACCTTCAAGACGGCGCGCCCATTCTGCCATGTAGTCAATGTAGTCAGCAGTGAAGTTCACTTCGACTTCCGCCAAACCCATGGTTTTGCCTTGCTCAGCCACGATGGCCTTAGCAAGCGCCGGCACGTTTTGACGAATTTTTGCTGAGATTTGGCGCAGATATCCGGCGCGCTCGATTGGTGCCTTTGCCTCCCAGCTCCTCTGGGCGGATTTAGCTGCTGCGATCGCATCGGCAACTGCCTCAGGTGAAGTTTCTGGAATTTCAGACAAGACCGCACCGGTCGCTGGATTGAGCACGGGGATTACGCCCTGCGCCTTTGCATCGACAAATCCGCCGTTGATGAAATTACGGTGTTGAATCGTCATTCTTTCCTCCCGATCCATACATAGTTCTATTATGCAGAACTAATCTATTGCAATGCAATACTCGATTCCAATTTTGATTCTGTCAACCGTGAACGAACCGCAACAAAAAAGGCGCGGTAAAGCCGCGCCTTAATCAAGATCCAAGACCACTCATCTGGTCTCGAGGTAATCCAATATTCGCATGAACCAGATAGCCGTACCCATGCCAAACATTTTACTACGCCTGAATGGGACGGTTTTGATTTTTGAAATGGGAAGGGACAATGAGTTAGCATCCGCACCCAAAACGCGTTCTGACAAGACGCGCCCCATCACCATCGACATCGCGACGCCACGGCCGTTGTAGCCAAGACCAGCAAGCAATCCGGGTTGCGGTTCGTGAAGATGAGGCAAGTGATCATCGGTGATGGCTATTCGACCACCCCATTGGTGGGTCCACTCCACGCCTTTCAACTGAGGATAGACACGCTCCGAATCTTTTTGAAGCCAGTCAAATCCCGACAGGGTTTCGCCTGGTCCCGGACGCCCCAGCCCTCCGTAAACCAGTCGATTATCTGGCTCACGGCGTGCATACATGATGACGCGCCGGCTGTCAGAGATTGTGTGGCCTTCCGGTAGGATCGAATTAATCACCGCATCGGGAAGCGGGGCGGTCGATATCTGGATAGGGGTCAATGGCACGATGCTTTTTGACAATCCCGGTAACAGATCATCTGAATAGGCATTTGTTGCCACAACGACCCAATCGGATTGAACGGATCCTTTAGGTGTCTTGGCGATCCACTTTTGACCGTTCTTAGCCAGTGACAGCACAGGGCTTTTTCCAAAAAACTGCGCTCCGCGTTCCGTTGCGGCTTTCGCCAATCCCTGTGCGAACATCTTTGGATGCACCGCGCCGCCCTTGTGGGTGATTACACCTGACAAGTATGATTTGGTTCCAGACAAGCGATTTAGCTCGTCTCCTTCAACCACCTCTGCGGTTGACCCATACGCACGCCAGTTCTCAATGTCTCTCAGTGAGGCGCGATGTGCTTTGGAACTATGGTTGACCCGTAGCCAACCCTTTTGGCGCGCCTGGCATTCAATCTGGTAGGTGCGCACGAGTTCAAAAAGCTCGTCAGCAGAGTTTAGGGACGCCTCTGTTACTCGCTCAAAATAGGTGTCACCAAGCAACTGGTGCAGTTGTTTTGGCGAGTTGAAGGGAAGAAGCGGGTTGACCTGTCCCCCGGTACGTCCCGACGCTCCCCAAGCCACATCCGCAGCATCTAAAACAACTACCTTTGTCCCAGCTGCCACCAAGTTCAGTGCAGTTCGTAATCCGGTGAAGCCCGCTCCAATAATGGTGACATCCGCTGATATTTGATCTTCCAAGGATGCATGTGGCGTATCGGGCGGTGCCGTGGCCTGCCACAACGATTGCTGAACCGGTGGTACAGGCGGAGTATTTTGAATCATCGGAATCTCATATTGCAGAACACGCCTATCAATATGTGAGACAATATGCTAATTGGTCAAGCCACAGTTTAACTCGATCGCCAACCAATGATCTTGGAAACTTCTTCAGCCGCTGCTTTCACTTTTTCAGATTGCGCGATGACATCGGCGGAACCGGCTGCCTGCTCAAGTGACCAGAGAGACATGCAGGCGACCACATCGTCCTGTTCGTTGAAAATCGGCGCGGCAATACCCGTAACCTGAAGCACTTCTTCTTTAACAGCGCGGCCATAGCCATTTGCTTTTGTTTCCCAGAGTGACCGATTAAGTTCCTCCGCGGACGTCAGTGTGAATTCCGTGAATTTTTCGTATTCAAGGCTTTCGAGCAGTTCTTGCTTTCTATTTTCTGACATAAACGCAAGAAACACTTTACCTGCAGCAGTGCAATGCAACGGGGCATGGTCACCGGAATGCGCCGCATATCGGACAGGAACATAGTCCGCTGTACGCAAATAAAGAATCGTCTGACCATCAAGAATGGATAAGGCAGCATTCATCTTTGTTGCTTCGCTCAAGCGATTCATCGGTTCTGCAGCGACTTGTTGTAGATCGATTCTTCGCCAAGCAGAACGCGCCCATTGATGTAACCGAGAACCGGTCCGGTAAGTTCGAGATGGCTTGTCGTATGAAATCAGCTCTTCACCTTGCAACACTGCGAGAATGCGATGGCAGGAGCTTTTCACAAACCCTGTGCGTTCTACAATCTCTGAAAAAGCAAGGGGTTGGCGTGCCTCGGACAGTATATCCATGACCGTCGCACACTTTGTGACAATGGAACTTTCAGTTGATCTGCCCATAATTCTCTTACTCCATCTACTGCAATGTAGAACTAGCGACACGCCTGCGCCTTGGCAACCGCGCTGCTTTTCTGAGCAAAAATAAAAATATTGACGCAGCTTCCCATGCCTGACTACTATCGATTTGCGGGACCAAAGTTCCGCAATGCAAGACAAATAGAAAGAGCTGCACACCGCAGAGTTGATCCAACAGGAGACAAAAATGAAAAAGCTGATGACAGCACTTGTCGCGGGAACCGCACTGAGCGCATCCATGGTGCCTGCACAGGCGCTCGACGAGATTACCGTTGCTTATTTCCTTGAGTGGCCATTGCCGATGATGGAAGCGAAAGCTTCAGGCGCATATGATGAAGCCCTTGGCATGAAGGTGAACTGGGTAAGCTTTGAAACCGGTACTGCAATGAGCGCAGCGATGGCATCTGGTGACGTTCAGATCGCGGTAAGCCAAGGTCTCCCACCTTTCGTTGTTGCGGCTTCTGCCGGTCAGGACCTTCAGATTGTTGACGTTGCGGTGACTTACTCTGAGAACGACAACTGCGTTGTTTCCACTGATCTGGAAATCGACAAGACCAATGCTTCCGAGCTGGCGGGTAAGAAAGTGGCAGTGCCTCTGGGCACAGCGGCACACTACGGCTTCCTGCGTCAGATGGATCACTTCGGTGTGGAGCTTTCCAGCTTGGACGTCGTCGATATGGCCCCACCTGAAGGTGCTGCGGCACTGGCGCAAGGCTCGATTGATTTCGCTTGCGGTTACGGCGGTGGTCTGACCCGCATGAAAGAACATGGCAACGTATTGCTGACAGGTGCAGAGAAGGAAGACCTCGGCATTCTGGTGTTTGACGTCACATCCACTCCGGCAGCCTTTGCAGCGGAAAATCCAGACCTGGTTGCGACCTTCCTAAAGGTAACAGCAGACGCAAACACACGCTGGACCTCCGGTGAAGGTGGCGAAGAAATGCTGGCGGTTCTTGCGAAAGAAGCTGGTATGGATCTTGAGGCGGCACGCGGCGCGATTGCGACAATGGGTTTCCCAAGCCTTGATGAACAGCTGTCCGCAAAATGGATGGATGGCGGTATCCAGACCTTCATGAAAGGTGTGGCAGACGTTTTCGTAAATGCGGGCAGCATCGGTGCTTCTCAGCCTAGCTACGAGACCAACGTCAACATCGAGACAATGCAAATCGCCAACGAAGGCTGATTTGACACTCAAGCGGAGCCGTCTCCCCCGGCTCCGCTACCCCTCACTCCCATCTTTTATTTCGAGGTCAATTTTTAAGACCTCCATCCATCCTTTCCAGGAGGGAATATGACAGGACTATCAATCGAGAACATCTCGATGCGTTTTGATTTGCCCGATGGCGGTCATGTCCAAGCGCTTCAAGATGTCAGCCTAGACTTGAAACAGGGCGAGCTCATGAGCGTGCTTGGCCCGTCAGGTTGTGGCAAAACCACGCTCCTCAATATCGTTGCCGGGTTTCTCGGCGCAACTTCAGGTCAAATTTCGCTGAACGGGCATCGCGTCGATGGACCCGACGCTGAACGCGGCATGGTCTTTCAGAAAGGCGCGCTGTTTGAGTGGATGAGCGTGCGTGACAACGTCAGCTTCGGTCCACGTATGGCTGGAAAATCCGAAAGCGATTACGGCGCAGAAGTTGATCATTTGTTGGAGGTCGTCGGCCTTAAAGACTTCAAAGAGAAAGCGATTTACGAACTTTCCGGCGGGATGCAGCAACGCGTGGCCCTCGCACGCTGCCTGGCCAACCATCCTGATGTGATCTTGATGGATGAACCTCTAGGTGCATTGGACGCGCTTACGCGTGAAAAGATGCAGTCCTTGGTTCTGAAGCTCTGGAAAGAAACTGGTAAGACCATCATCTTGATTACCCACTCTGTGGAAGAAGCTCTCTTGCTGGGTGAACGTCTCTTGGTGATGGCCCCAAGGCCGGGTCGCATTCATACCGAATACCGGCTGCCCTTTGCTGATCTTGGAGTTGGGCAAGATTTACGTGAAGTGAAAAAACATCCTGACTTTGCAGTAAAGCGCGACGAAATCCTCAGCATGATCTGGGATATGGAAGAAGAAATTATGGGCCGCTCGGAGGATGCAGCATGATTCCTATTCTGATTTATGCAGGTATCTTCATTGCCTCTTTTTTCATTGTGAAAGCCATTGCCGGTCAGGCGACAAAAAGTGGTTTCAACTCACTGAAAACCGTCACCTTCGGAGACGAAAGCGCGGTCACTTCTGATCGCACGGCCTCCGTTATTTCTATCCTGACTATCTTTGTGATTTGGGGCGCCTTCACCGGGTCCAAAATCCTGCCAGGCTTCCTGCACGCTCCAGGTCCTTTTGTAGGTGAGGCGACTTTTTCCTACACCGTCGAAGCCTCCGACGGCGCTCAGGACGACGCGGATGTAACCGTCCTGGTCTATGAGGGCACCCTGAAACCCGACGTTCCTGAAGTGGAAGCGGGTGATGGTTTCGCCAAGAATGACTCTCTTATTATCGCGGCTTACCGTAGCCAATTGGCTCGACTGGATCGCAATGATGAGCAAGGTAGAGATGAAGGGGCCAAAATCACTGCCGTGAACGGTCAATCCATCGCCCCGGGTGATGACATTCAAACCGACTTTGGTCGCGTAACAATGTCACAACGCGGGACCCTGAACATTGTGCCTGACACTGGTTGGCAGATGGAACCCATTTGGTTGCCTGCTCCCGAAGCAGTTTTTAGTCGCTTCGGTGAAATCATCAGCGAAGGTTTCCGCAACTACACTTTGGGTGAACACCTTGGATACTCGCTCTTCCGCGTTATTGCGGGCTTTGTCCTTGGCGCATTGGCGGGCATTCCACTGGGCTACGCTATGGGTCTGTCCAATTGGTTCCGCGGCTGGTTTGACCCAATCGTAGAATTTATGCGTCCTGTTCCACCGCTGGCATTGATCCCGCTTGTGATCATCTGGGCTGGGATTGGCGAGGCTGGAAAGATCATCTTGCTGTTCCTTGCAGCGCTCTGGATCATGGCGATCGCAGCACGGTCAGGTGTGTCAGGCGTGAATATCTCTAAGGTCCACGCGGCCTATTCACTTGGCGCTTCCAAAGCGCAGATCATGCGTCACGTGATCATCCCGAATTCACTTCCGGAAATCTTTACCGGTGCACGGGTTGCAATGGGGGTCTGCTGGGGCACCGTTGTTGCGGCAGAACTGGTTGCTGCGGAAAAGGGTGCGGGCATGATGATCATGGTGGCCTCGAGGTTCCAAAACACAGACATCGTGATCATGGGCATCATCCTGATCGGTGTGATTGGATTTGGCATCGACGTATTGATGCGCTGGGCTGAAAGAAAGCTTGTGCCTTGGAAAGGTCGAAGCTGAGCAATTGTGGCGGCCTCACGGCCGCCACGCATCCTTATATGCTGTTTGAGCGCATTGATGGATGGAAGACCATATCAACACAAGCATTTCCCAAATCACTTCGAAGAGCTGCAATCCGATCTTGCGCAAATAATGTACGCGGTATTTGCTGATGTCTCAATTGAACTTGAGCACAAAGTCGCATTTCGCGCCATTTATCTATCATTGGCTTCTTTGACTGAACTGACACACCATTTTCGCAATTTCAGCGAAGGATCAGTTTCAACCTTTAGAGCTTTTCCATGGGTGGTACTTTATTCAGGCGCTCACTTCAGGAAATTAAACCGATACGATAAAACACGTTGGCACTTTTGCCGAAGATCGCATCATGATGCATGTCTTC carries:
- the aldA gene encoding aldehyde dehydrogenase yields the protein MTIQHRNFINGGFVDAKAQGVIPVLNPATGAVLSEIPETSPEAVADAIAAAKSAQRSWEAKAPIERAGYLRQISAKIRQNVPALAKAIVAEQGKTMGLAEVEVNFTADYIDYMAEWARRLEGEIVTSDNPNESIFLFRQAIGVVGGILPWNFPFFLIARKLAPALLTGNTIVLKPSEETPNNAAMFMDLLAETDMPEGVVNMVYGRGAVAGAALCENPDVGLLSFTGSVETGSRIMGAAAKNITKVNLELGGKAPAIVLKDADLDLAAEAIVASRVINSGQVCNCAERVYVEASVEDEFVAKLSQKMSEQKFGNPAEDFSVAYGPMINKAGLDKVAGMVERAKAAGASIVTGGEVADLGQGNYYQPTVLTDCAQDSEIMQKEVFGPVLPINTVKDIDEAITRANDSEYGLTSSIYTRDINSAMQACRELKFGETYINRNNFEAMQGYHAGVRKSGIGGADGKHGLYEFTQTHMVYIQS
- a CDS encoding NAD(P)/FAD-dependent oxidoreductase, which codes for MIQNTPPVPPVQQSLWQATAPPDTPHASLEDQISADVTIIGAGFTGLRTALNLVAAGTKVVVLDAADVAWGASGRTGGQVNPLLPFNSPKQLHQLLGDTYFERVTEASLNSADELFELVRTYQIECQARQKGWLRVNHSSKAHRASLRDIENWRAYGSTAEVVEGDELNRLSGTKSYLSGVITHKGGAVHPKMFAQGLAKAATERGAQFFGKSPVLSLAKNGQKWIAKTPKGSVQSDWVVVATNAYSDDLLPGLSKSIVPLTPIQISTAPLPDAVINSILPEGHTISDSRRVIMYARREPDNRLVYGGLGRPGPGETLSGFDWLQKDSERVYPQLKGVEWTHQWGGRIAITDDHLPHLHEPQPGLLAGLGYNGRGVAMSMVMGRVLSERVLGADANSLSLPISKIKTVPFRRSKMFGMGTAIWFMRILDYLETR
- a CDS encoding IclR family transcriptional regulator — encoded protein: MSLVLHCSRWSKRIMGRSTESSIVTKCATVMDILSEARQPLAFSEIVERTGFVKSSCHRILAVLQGEELISYDKPSRTYRTGSRLHQWARSAWRRIDLQQVAAEPMNRLSEATKMNAALSILDGQTILYLRTADYVPVRYAAHSGDHAPLHCTAAGKVFLAFMSENRKQELLESLEYEKFTEFTLTSAEELNRSLWETKANGYGRAVKEEVLQVTGIAAPIFNEQDDVVACMSLWSLEQAAGSADVIAQSEKVKAAAEEVSKIIGWRSS
- a CDS encoding ABC transporter substrate-binding protein, with product MKKLMTALVAGTALSASMVPAQALDEITVAYFLEWPLPMMEAKASGAYDEALGMKVNWVSFETGTAMSAAMASGDVQIAVSQGLPPFVVAASAGQDLQIVDVAVTYSENDNCVVSTDLEIDKTNASELAGKKVAVPLGTAAHYGFLRQMDHFGVELSSLDVVDMAPPEGAAALAQGSIDFACGYGGGLTRMKEHGNVLLTGAEKEDLGILVFDVTSTPAAFAAENPDLVATFLKVTADANTRWTSGEGGEEMLAVLAKEAGMDLEAARGAIATMGFPSLDEQLSAKWMDGGIQTFMKGVADVFVNAGSIGASQPSYETNVNIETMQIANEG
- a CDS encoding ABC transporter ATP-binding protein; the protein is MTGLSIENISMRFDLPDGGHVQALQDVSLDLKQGELMSVLGPSGCGKTTLLNIVAGFLGATSGQISLNGHRVDGPDAERGMVFQKGALFEWMSVRDNVSFGPRMAGKSESDYGAEVDHLLEVVGLKDFKEKAIYELSGGMQQRVALARCLANHPDVILMDEPLGALDALTREKMQSLVLKLWKETGKTIILITHSVEEALLLGERLLVMAPRPGRIHTEYRLPFADLGVGQDLREVKKHPDFAVKRDEILSMIWDMEEEIMGRSEDAA
- a CDS encoding ABC transporter permease encodes the protein MIPILIYAGIFIASFFIVKAIAGQATKSGFNSLKTVTFGDESAVTSDRTASVISILTIFVIWGAFTGSKILPGFLHAPGPFVGEATFSYTVEASDGAQDDADVTVLVYEGTLKPDVPEVEAGDGFAKNDSLIIAAYRSQLARLDRNDEQGRDEGAKITAVNGQSIAPGDDIQTDFGRVTMSQRGTLNIVPDTGWQMEPIWLPAPEAVFSRFGEIISEGFRNYTLGEHLGYSLFRVIAGFVLGALAGIPLGYAMGLSNWFRGWFDPIVEFMRPVPPLALIPLVIIWAGIGEAGKIILLFLAALWIMAIAARSGVSGVNISKVHAAYSLGASKAQIMRHVIIPNSLPEIFTGARVAMGVCWGTVVAAELVAAEKGAGMMIMVASRFQNTDIVIMGIILIGVIGFGIDVLMRWAERKLVPWKGRS